One Dietzia sp. JS16-p6b genomic window carries:
- a CDS encoding phosphoribosyl-ATP diphosphatase: MKTFDSLFAELSERIAARPEDSGTVAAFDKGVHHLGKKVNEEAGEVWIAAEYQSDEELAEEISQLLYWTQVMMLKRGLGLEDVYRHL, encoded by the coding sequence GTGAAGACCTTCGACTCCCTGTTCGCCGAGCTGTCCGAGCGCATCGCCGCGCGTCCCGAGGACTCCGGCACCGTCGCAGCCTTCGACAAGGGCGTCCACCATCTGGGCAAGAAGGTCAACGAAGAGGCGGGCGAGGTGTGGATCGCGGCCGAGTACCAGTCGGACGAGGAACTGGCCGAGGAGATCTCGCAGCTCCTCTACTGGACCCAGGTCATGATGCTCAAGCGCGGACTCGGTCTCGAGGACGTCTACCGGCATCTCTAG
- a CDS encoding HAD family phosphatase, whose protein sequence is MTSISPDQVPAAVCLDMDGTLVDTERLWDIAVYELAEYLGRPLDEATRERTLGNSLPGFFAILGEYTGRTIEGAEFDRLARRLNSRVTELMRSDMRWRPGAEELLDDLASTNAPVALVTNTTADVATVPLEFIDRSRFDVVVTGCMVVDPKPAPDPYLLACSRLGVQATAAVAVEDSVTGATAAVTAGCRVLYVPSTDGQPDVAGAHTHPSLAGVTASGLAALTSGTPLGVAVGESGA, encoded by the coding sequence GTGACCAGCATTTCGCCCGATCAGGTCCCCGCCGCCGTGTGTCTCGACATGGACGGCACTCTCGTCGACACCGAGCGACTGTGGGACATCGCCGTCTACGAGCTCGCGGAGTACCTGGGACGACCGCTCGACGAGGCGACCCGCGAACGGACGCTGGGGAACTCGCTACCGGGATTCTTCGCGATCCTCGGCGAGTACACGGGGCGGACCATCGAGGGGGCCGAGTTCGATCGACTGGCCCGCAGGCTGAACTCGCGGGTCACCGAGCTCATGCGGTCCGATATGCGGTGGCGGCCGGGCGCCGAGGAACTGCTGGATGACCTCGCGTCGACGAACGCCCCGGTGGCCCTGGTGACCAACACGACCGCGGATGTCGCCACGGTTCCGCTGGAGTTCATCGACCGTTCGCGATTCGATGTGGTGGTGACGGGGTGCATGGTGGTCGACCCCAAGCCGGCTCCCGACCCCTATCTGCTGGCCTGCTCACGGCTCGGGGTCCAGGCGACGGCCGCCGTGGCCGTCGAGGACTCGGTCACCGGGGCCACCGCCGCGGTCACCGCGGGGTGCCGGGTCCTCTATGTTCCGTCCACCGACGGACAGCCGGACGTGGCCGGGGCACACACCCACCCGAGCCTGGCCGGCGTGACCGCGTCCGGTCTCGCCGCCCTCACCTCGGGAACGCCACTGGGCGTGGCTGTGGGAGAATCAGGCGCGTGA
- a CDS encoding heavy metal translocating P-type ATPase, whose protein sequence is MDWGRGGALRTFVGSRQGVLALTTVLAIVIHLLSRALTDPDVSDITEWVIRAPLVAVVVVGGIPLIIGVVRSAVKSAGGADMLAAVSIVTAVLLSEWLVAAIIVLMLSGGEALEAAASRRASATLDALARRSPTIAHRLRGDTATEGIDDLPADDVLVGDLLLVLPHELCPVDGEVAEGRGAMDESYLTGEPYVVPKTPGAQVLSGAINGESPLTVRAHRVAADSRYAQIVGVLREAEENRPPMRRLADRLGAWYTLIALALGILGWAFSGDPTRFLAVVVVATPCPLLIGVPVAIIGSISLAAKRGIIIRNPAMLENVGRVETMMFDKTGTLTYGRPVLTEIVARPGMDPDEVLAAAAAIEAYSRHPLARAVIDAAAERNLGTQATTSVAERPGAGLVGEVGGRVVRLTNRRGLAEVDPGASSLLPGSETGMEAVVLVDDRYAAVLRFRDEPRATAADFIAHLPRAHGVTRMMIISGDREAEVRRLADRVGITEVYGGVTPEGKLAIVRERTSAGPTLYLGDGINDAPAMTAASAGVAFGSTSDVTAEAADAVVLDSSLERLDDLLHIGARMRRIALQSALGGMAASVIGMLLAVFGLLSPLAGAIAQEVIDVLAILNSARVVIAPHKLSDFDVRPTEPLEARTARRR, encoded by the coding sequence ATGGACTGGGGGCGGGGCGGGGCGCTGCGGACGTTCGTTGGCTCTCGACAGGGCGTCCTCGCCCTGACCACCGTCCTGGCGATCGTGATCCATCTTCTCTCGCGTGCGCTCACCGACCCCGACGTCTCCGACATCACGGAGTGGGTGATCCGCGCGCCGCTGGTCGCCGTGGTGGTGGTCGGCGGGATCCCCCTCATCATCGGGGTCGTCCGCTCGGCGGTGAAGAGTGCCGGGGGAGCGGACATGCTCGCCGCGGTGTCGATCGTCACCGCGGTCCTGCTCTCCGAGTGGCTGGTGGCCGCGATCATCGTCCTCATGCTGTCCGGGGGAGAGGCGCTCGAGGCCGCGGCGTCCCGCAGGGCATCGGCGACTCTCGACGCCCTCGCCCGACGGAGCCCGACGATCGCGCACCGCCTCCGCGGGGACACGGCGACCGAGGGCATCGACGACCTCCCTGCCGATGACGTGCTGGTCGGTGACCTTCTGCTCGTCCTGCCCCACGAACTGTGCCCCGTCGACGGCGAGGTGGCGGAGGGCAGAGGCGCGATGGACGAGTCGTACCTCACCGGCGAGCCGTACGTCGTCCCCAAGACACCAGGGGCGCAGGTGCTCTCCGGCGCTATCAACGGCGAATCACCACTGACCGTCCGCGCCCACCGGGTGGCGGCGGATTCCCGTTATGCGCAGATCGTCGGCGTGCTGCGGGAGGCGGAGGAGAACCGGCCCCCGATGCGTCGTCTCGCCGATCGCCTCGGCGCCTGGTACACGCTGATCGCGCTGGCGCTGGGCATCCTCGGCTGGGCGTTCTCCGGAGATCCGACCCGTTTCCTCGCGGTGGTCGTGGTTGCGACCCCGTGCCCGCTCCTCATCGGCGTCCCCGTCGCGATCATCGGTTCCATCTCGCTGGCCGCCAAGCGGGGCATCATCATCCGGAATCCGGCGATGCTCGAGAACGTCGGACGCGTCGAGACGATGATGTTCGACAAGACCGGCACGCTGACCTATGGGCGTCCGGTCCTCACGGAGATCGTCGCGAGGCCCGGGATGGATCCCGACGAGGTGCTCGCCGCGGCGGCGGCGATCGAGGCGTACTCCCGCCACCCGCTCGCCAGAGCCGTCATCGACGCGGCAGCCGAACGGAACCTCGGGACCCAGGCCACCACCTCCGTCGCGGAGAGGCCCGGCGCCGGACTGGTCGGCGAGGTGGGTGGACGCGTGGTCCGCCTGACCAACCGTCGCGGGCTCGCCGAGGTCGATCCGGGCGCGTCCAGCCTGCTCCCGGGATCCGAGACGGGGATGGAGGCGGTCGTCCTCGTCGACGACCGGTACGCCGCGGTCCTCCGATTCCGTGACGAACCACGGGCAACCGCGGCTGACTTCATCGCGCATCTCCCGCGCGCACACGGAGTCACACGGATGATGATCATCTCCGGTGACCGTGAGGCCGAGGTCCGCCGGTTGGCGGACCGGGTGGGTATCACCGAGGTCTACGGCGGGGTCACTCCCGAGGGGAAACTCGCGATCGTCCGCGAGCGCACGTCGGCGGGTCCCACCCTGTACCTCGGCGACGGGATCAACGACGCGCCCGCTATGACGGCCGCCTCGGCCGGGGTCGCCTTCGGTTCCACGTCCGACGTGACCGCCGAGGCCGCCGACGCCGTGGTGCTGGACTCCTCTCTGGAGCGACTCGACGACCTCCTCCATATAGGGGCGCGTATGCGTCGGATCGCTCTGCAGTCGGCGTTGGGTGGGATGGCCGCCTCCGTGATCGGGATGCTTCTCGCGGTCTTCGGCCTCCTCAGCCCTCTCGCCGGGGCGATCGCACAGGAGGTCATCGACGTCCTCGCGATCCTCAACTCGGCACGCGTCGTGATCGCACCGCACAAGCTCAGCGACTTCGACGTACGGCCGACCGAACCACTGGAGGCACGGACCGCCCGGCGACGGTGA
- a CDS encoding PAC2 family protein yields MTVEWTPDGPLDLESPVMIVAFEGWNDAADVATGTVEHLALTWEARQIAEIGGDEFFDYLDQRPTVRHSQGVSRSVEWPQILVSVCRPDGVDHDVLLVRGPEPGLKWRRFASEFVDLVDTLAVTEVVLLGAYLADVPHTRPVPLTGTAFNRQRIADMGVRASDYEGPTGMTGVLQQLLTEAGVPTVSLWAGVPHYVAAPPNPRGTEAVLSWLAGTLGVAVPMDALRVQSRTWVAKVDAAAGEDEDLRDYIQSLEDRMDEENGVGAGVDPEPDRGRVADGETMPLVDGDSIAAEFERFLRGDRDEPDTGQV; encoded by the coding sequence ATGACTGTCGAATGGACCCCCGACGGGCCTCTCGATCTCGAGAGCCCCGTCATGATCGTGGCCTTCGAGGGCTGGAACGACGCCGCCGACGTGGCCACCGGCACGGTCGAGCACCTCGCCCTGACGTGGGAGGCGCGGCAGATCGCTGAGATCGGTGGCGACGAGTTCTTCGACTACCTCGACCAGAGACCGACGGTCCGGCACTCACAGGGGGTGTCGAGGTCGGTCGAGTGGCCGCAGATCCTGGTGTCCGTGTGCCGACCGGACGGGGTCGACCACGACGTCCTGCTGGTCCGCGGTCCCGAACCCGGCCTGAAGTGGCGCCGGTTCGCCTCCGAGTTCGTGGACCTCGTCGACACGCTGGCGGTCACCGAGGTGGTGTTGCTGGGTGCCTACCTGGCCGATGTCCCCCACACCCGCCCGGTTCCCCTCACCGGGACGGCGTTCAACCGCCAACGGATCGCCGACATGGGAGTGCGGGCGTCCGACTACGAGGGACCCACCGGGATGACCGGTGTCCTCCAGCAGCTCCTCACCGAGGCCGGTGTCCCGACGGTGAGCCTGTGGGCGGGTGTCCCGCACTACGTGGCCGCCCCACCCAACCCGCGCGGCACCGAGGCCGTCCTGTCCTGGCTTGCGGGCACTCTCGGGGTGGCCGTCCCGATGGATGCGTTGCGGGTGCAGTCCCGCACGTGGGTGGCGAAGGTCGACGCCGCGGCCGGCGAGGACGAGGACCTGCGCGACTACATCCAGTCCCTCGAGGACCGGATGGACGAGGAGAACGGGGTCGGCGCGGGGGTGGATCCCGAGCCCGACCGTGGGCGGGTCGCCGACGGTGAGACGATGCCGCTGGTCGACGGCGACTCGATCGCCGCCGAGTTCGAGCGCTTCCTGAGAGGAGACCGGGACGAGCCCGACACCGGCCAGGTGTGA
- the mshC gene encoding cysteine--1-D-myo-inosityl 2-amino-2-deoxy-alpha-D-glucopyranoside ligase: MHSWPPPVVPAVPGDGAPLKLFDTASGGIREVSAGPVAGMYVCGITPYDTTHLGHAATYLTFDLVYRLLLDAGHEVHYVQNTTDVDDPLFERAERDGVDWRELGDRETDLFRADMQALRVLPPRDYVAATETVGEVVEMVAELVDGGHAYTIDPGVDGYPDVYYRHRSTPAFGYESGYDAAQMADAFAERGGDPDRPGKEHPLDALLWRVARPGEPSWPSPWGAGRPGWHIECSAIARNRLGMEFDIQGGGSDLAFPHHEFSAAHAEAATGRSPFARFYVHAAMIGLDGVKMSKSLGNLVRVRTLRDQGVDPAVIRLALAAGHYRTDRSWSEELLAEARSRCERWFRAIAREAGADSAATIATVRDRLADDLDTPGALAAVDDWAEATLAGDESDPSAGSSVAIALDALLGLAPAT; encoded by the coding sequence ATGCACTCGTGGCCCCCGCCCGTCGTCCCCGCCGTACCCGGCGACGGCGCCCCGCTGAAACTGTTCGACACCGCGAGTGGCGGGATCCGCGAGGTGTCCGCCGGGCCCGTCGCGGGGATGTACGTCTGTGGCATCACCCCCTACGACACCACCCACCTCGGTCACGCCGCGACGTACCTGACCTTCGACCTGGTGTACCGGCTCCTCCTGGACGCCGGGCACGAGGTGCACTATGTCCAGAACACCACGGACGTCGACGACCCGCTGTTCGAGCGCGCCGAGCGCGACGGCGTGGACTGGAGGGAACTCGGCGATCGCGAGACCGACCTCTTCCGCGCCGACATGCAGGCACTCCGTGTGCTCCCCCCACGCGACTACGTGGCCGCCACGGAGACCGTGGGCGAGGTCGTGGAGATGGTCGCCGAACTCGTCGACGGCGGCCACGCCTACACGATCGACCCGGGGGTCGACGGCTACCCCGACGTCTACTACCGCCACCGGTCCACCCCGGCGTTCGGGTACGAGTCGGGGTATGACGCGGCGCAGATGGCCGACGCCTTCGCCGAGCGCGGCGGGGACCCCGACCGTCCCGGGAAGGAGCACCCGCTGGACGCGCTGCTGTGGCGGGTGGCACGGCCCGGGGAGCCGTCCTGGCCCTCACCCTGGGGAGCGGGCAGGCCGGGCTGGCACATCGAGTGTTCTGCCATCGCACGCAACAGGCTGGGAATGGAGTTCGACATCCAGGGCGGGGGAAGCGATCTCGCGTTCCCACACCACGAGTTCTCCGCAGCCCACGCGGAGGCCGCGACCGGCCGCTCACCGTTCGCGCGCTTCTACGTGCACGCGGCGATGATCGGCCTCGACGGGGTCAAGATGAGCAAGTCGCTGGGCAATCTCGTGCGGGTCAGGACTCTGCGCGACCAGGGGGTGGACCCGGCGGTGATCCGGCTCGCACTGGCCGCCGGGCACTACCGGACGGACCGGTCATGGTCGGAGGAGCTGCTCGCGGAGGCCCGCTCCCGGTGCGAGAGGTGGTTCCGTGCGATCGCTCGGGAAGCGGGCGCCGACTCGGCCGCGACCATCGCCACGGTGCGCGACCGGCTCGCCGACGACCTCGACACCCCTGGCGCCCTGGCCGCGGTCGACGACTGGGCGGAGGCGACCCTGGCCGGCGACGAGTCGGACCCGTCCGCCGGATCCTCCGTCGCGATCGCCCTCGACGCCCTGCTCGGCCTCGCCCCCGCCACCTGA
- a CDS encoding SCO1664 family protein, translating to MTARPPGPELTVLHRIPSGSNAVYRCVDTLGEHWVYKPSAGERPLTDFPDGSLAAREIAAYTVSVALGWDLVPETVGAHGPGGPGMAQRWVDEIDRTETPGHDPVDVHSVDALPPGRVAVLRGQGSGGQEVVVAHALDDRLRRIALFDLVVNNADRKGGHVLVDTSGQIWAIDHGLSFHTEDKLRTVLWGWAGQPLPPEDLEALETVRDGLAGDGPLAGALRDLLAPGEVRALEERVAALVEGEVFPAPGPGYPLPWPLF from the coding sequence GTGACCGCCCGCCCGCCGGGCCCCGAACTCACCGTTCTGCACCGGATCCCCTCGGGCAGCAACGCGGTGTACCGCTGCGTGGACACACTGGGTGAACACTGGGTCTACAAGCCCTCGGCGGGAGAGCGCCCCCTCACGGATTTCCCCGACGGCAGCCTGGCGGCCCGGGAGATCGCGGCGTACACGGTGTCCGTCGCGCTGGGGTGGGACCTGGTGCCGGAGACGGTGGGGGCGCACGGCCCGGGCGGCCCGGGGATGGCGCAACGGTGGGTCGACGAGATCGACCGGACCGAGACTCCCGGCCACGACCCGGTCGACGTGCATTCCGTCGACGCCCTGCCTCCCGGCCGCGTGGCGGTGCTGCGTGGCCAGGGTTCGGGAGGACAGGAGGTGGTGGTGGCGCACGCTCTCGACGACCGACTCCGCCGCATCGCGCTGTTCGATCTCGTCGTCAACAACGCCGACCGCAAAGGCGGTCACGTCCTGGTCGACACCTCCGGTCAGATCTGGGCGATCGACCACGGCCTGTCCTTCCACACCGAGGACAAACTGCGCACCGTCCTGTGGGGGTGGGCGGGCCAGCCCCTGCCACCGGAGGATCTCGAGGCCCTCGAGACGGTGCGCGACGGCCTGGCCGGGGACGGCCCCCTGGCGGGCGCTCTGAGAGACCTGCTCGCACCCGGCGAGGTCCGCGCGCTGGAGGAGCGGGTCGCCGCGCTGGTGGAGGGGGAGGTGTTCCCCGCGCCGGGGCCGGGGTACCCGTTACCCTGGCCGCTCTTCTGA